A genomic window from Brevibacillus agri includes:
- the serS gene encoding serine--tRNA ligase has protein sequence MLDVKVLRQDLEEVKRRLAHRNEDISALDQFAEVDEKRRQVIQEAEALKNKRNTVSEQVAVMKRNKENADHLIAEMKEVNERIKKLDEELRKLDEQLEFILLSLPNLPHESTPIGTSEDDNVVAWTWGEPRSFGFETKPHWELASQAGILDFETAAKVTGSRFVFYKGLGARLERALMNFMMDLHATEHGYEEVIPPYIVNRASMTGTGQLPKFEEDAFKLEGPDYFLIPTAEVPVTNMHRDEIMDGADLPRYYAAFSACFRSEAGSAGRDTRGLIRQHQFNKVELVKFVKPEDSYDELDKLVKNAEKVLQLLGLPYRVMSMCTGDLGFTAAKKFDLEVWIPSSNTYREISSCSNFEDFQARRANIRFRRDTKSKPEFVHTLNGSGLAIGRTVAAILENYQEADGSITIPEVLRPYMGGVAKIEPK, from the coding sequence ATGTTGGACGTAAAAGTACTGCGGCAAGATTTGGAGGAAGTAAAACGCCGTTTGGCGCATCGCAATGAAGATATTTCCGCTCTGGATCAATTTGCAGAGGTCGATGAAAAACGCCGTCAAGTGATTCAGGAAGCAGAGGCGCTGAAAAATAAACGGAATACCGTGTCTGAGCAAGTAGCAGTCATGAAGCGGAACAAAGAGAATGCCGACCACCTGATCGCGGAAATGAAAGAAGTAAACGAACGCATCAAGAAGCTGGACGAAGAGCTGCGCAAGCTGGATGAGCAGTTGGAATTCATTTTGCTGAGCCTGCCAAACCTGCCGCACGAAAGCACGCCGATTGGGACTTCTGAAGACGACAACGTGGTGGCATGGACGTGGGGCGAGCCGCGCAGCTTTGGCTTCGAGACCAAACCGCATTGGGAGCTGGCCAGCCAGGCAGGGATTCTCGATTTTGAGACGGCTGCAAAAGTAACCGGAAGCCGCTTTGTCTTTTACAAAGGACTGGGAGCTCGCCTGGAGCGCGCATTGATGAACTTCATGATGGACCTGCATGCCACCGAGCACGGATACGAGGAAGTCATCCCGCCATACATCGTAAACCGCGCAAGCATGACCGGAACCGGACAGTTGCCGAAGTTTGAGGAAGATGCTTTCAAGCTGGAGGGACCAGACTACTTCCTGATTCCTACCGCAGAGGTGCCTGTCACCAACATGCACCGGGATGAAATTATGGATGGAGCAGATTTGCCGCGATACTATGCTGCTTTCAGCGCTTGTTTCCGTTCGGAAGCGGGATCGGCTGGTCGCGATACACGCGGGCTGATTCGCCAGCACCAATTCAACAAAGTGGAGTTGGTGAAATTCGTCAAACCGGAAGATTCGTATGATGAGCTGGATAAGCTGGTGAAAAACGCAGAGAAGGTACTGCAACTGCTTGGACTTCCGTACCGTGTCATGAGCATGTGCACGGGCGACCTCGGATTTACGGCAGCGAAGAAATTCGATCTGGAGGTATGGATTCCAAGCTCGAATACGTACCGCGAAATCTCGTCTTGCTCGAACTTCGAAGACTTCCAGGCTCGCCGCGCCAATATTCGTTTCCGCCGCGACACCAAATCGAAGCCGGAATTCGTGCATACACTGAACGGCTCGGGCCTCGCCATCGGCCGTACAGTAGCGGCGATTTTGGAAAACTACCAGGAAGCGGACGGAAGCATCACCATTCCGGAAGTGCTGCGTCCGTACATGGGCGGAGTAGCAAAAATCGAGCCGAAATAA
- the pdxT gene encoding pyridoxal 5'-phosphate synthase glutaminase subunit PdxT has product MKIGVLALQGAVAEHLRMLEEAGATAVPVKKVEELDELDGLVLPGGESTTISKLMHKYGFMEALQEFGKAGKPIFGTCAGAILLAKQIEGQDDCHLGLMAIKVERNAFGRQKESFEVTMPVAGVGADYPAVFIRAPYIMEVGENAEVLAKYEEKIVVAREGHYLAAAFHPELTEDARLHKYFLDMVKEYRS; this is encoded by the coding sequence ATGAAAATCGGTGTACTCGCTTTGCAAGGGGCTGTAGCAGAACACTTGCGCATGCTGGAAGAAGCAGGGGCGACAGCCGTTCCCGTAAAAAAGGTGGAAGAACTGGACGAGCTGGACGGATTGGTTCTCCCAGGCGGAGAAAGCACGACGATCAGCAAGCTGATGCACAAGTACGGATTCATGGAGGCGCTCCAAGAGTTCGGAAAAGCAGGAAAGCCGATCTTCGGCACTTGCGCAGGCGCGATTCTTTTGGCCAAACAGATCGAGGGGCAAGATGATTGCCATCTCGGGCTGATGGCTATCAAGGTGGAGCGCAACGCGTTTGGCCGCCAAAAGGAGAGCTTCGAGGTGACAATGCCTGTGGCTGGTGTGGGTGCAGATTACCCGGCAGTGTTCATCCGGGCGCCATATATTATGGAAGTCGGAGAAAACGCAGAAGTGCTGGCCAAGTACGAAGAAAAGATCGTGGTAGCACGAGAAGGCCACTATCTGGCGGCCGCCTTTCACCCGGAATTGACGGAAGATGCAAGACTGCACAAATACTTCCTCGACATGGTGAAAGAATACAGAAGCTAA
- the pdxS gene encoding pyridoxal 5'-phosphate synthase lyase subunit PdxS: MVQVGTSRVKKGMAEMQKGGVIMDVVNAEQAKIAEAAGAVAVMALERVPSDIRAAGGVARMADLSIVEEVLNAVSIPVMAKARIGHFVEARVLESMGVDYLDESEVLTPADDLYHINKKEFTVPFVCGARDLGEALRRIGEGASMIRTKGEPGTGNIVEAVRHMRTMMAQIRKVQAMSYDELMAEAKNLGAPYELLEQVHKTGKLPVVNFAAGGVATPADAALMMQLGSDGVFVGSGIFKSENPEKFARAIVEATTHYTDYELIARVSKGLGSAMTGIEISKIREADRMQERGW; encoded by the coding sequence ATGGTACAAGTAGGAACGTCCCGCGTAAAAAAAGGTATGGCTGAGATGCAAAAAGGCGGCGTCATCATGGACGTCGTAAACGCTGAGCAGGCAAAAATTGCTGAAGCTGCCGGTGCCGTAGCTGTCATGGCATTGGAACGCGTACCTTCTGACATTCGTGCAGCCGGTGGAGTAGCTCGTATGGCTGATCTCAGCATTGTGGAGGAAGTACTGAACGCTGTTTCGATCCCTGTTATGGCAAAAGCTCGTATCGGACACTTTGTCGAAGCGCGCGTACTGGAATCGATGGGTGTCGACTATCTGGACGAGAGCGAAGTTTTGACCCCGGCAGATGATTTGTACCACATCAATAAAAAAGAATTTACCGTGCCGTTCGTATGTGGCGCGCGTGATCTGGGCGAAGCGCTTCGCCGTATCGGTGAAGGGGCGTCCATGATTCGTACCAAAGGCGAGCCAGGAACCGGAAACATCGTAGAAGCCGTTCGCCACATGCGCACGATGATGGCTCAAATCCGCAAAGTGCAAGCGATGTCTTACGATGAGCTGATGGCAGAAGCGAAAAATCTGGGTGCCCCATACGAGCTGCTGGAACAAGTACACAAAACCGGCAAGCTGCCTGTAGTGAACTTCGCGGCTGGTGGCGTAGCGACTCCGGCAGACGCGGCGCTGATGATGCAGCTCGGTTCTGACGGCGTGTTTGTCGGCTCGGGGATTTTCAAATCGGAAAACCCGGAGAAATTCGCCCGCGCGATCGTTGAAGCGACTACGCACTACACAGACTACGAACTGATCGCTCGCGTATCCAAAGGTCTGGGAAGCGCCATGACGGGAATCGAGATTTCCAAAATTCGCGAAGCAGACCGCATGCAAGAGCGCGGCTGGTAA
- a CDS encoding D-alanyl-D-alanine carboxypeptidase family protein, with protein sequence MKRTTWKKRLTGFILSVAMFATGMGGAATKVEAAPATDLQLAAKSAILLEASTGKILYSMNPDAPLPPASMSKMMAEYLVLEAVKEKKISWDEKVPVSEYAFYVARISDTSGVYLNLGESFTVRELYNAMAVVSANDATVLLAEKIAGNEANFVQMMNKKAAEFGMKNTSFVTSSGLPANELGPYSIKTDQVENLMSARDSAILARNLIRDFPEALEVSKIPRFTFRPGSKNELKMANNNWMLPDLPNYYPGVDGLKTGYTQAAGNCFTGTAVRDNMRLISVVMGTDSKTKRFVETKKLYDYGFSNFKLTKQLDKNVSVKGFETAPVTNGVELNVPAVTATEVNMLTKIGAETKFTPTVTYQELTAPIKQGQVVGKLVLKEEGAKDADYLQPEDAAKAGADIVASQEVEEASWIRLFFRSIIQFFSNLFSSGTGN encoded by the coding sequence ATGAAGCGAACTACTTGGAAAAAACGACTGACAGGTTTTATCCTTTCTGTCGCAATGTTTGCAACCGGAATGGGAGGAGCAGCGACGAAGGTGGAAGCAGCACCTGCAACTGATCTACAACTGGCAGCCAAATCTGCCATTCTGTTAGAGGCATCGACAGGAAAAATACTATACAGCATGAATCCAGATGCCCCTCTGCCTCCTGCTAGCATGAGCAAGATGATGGCAGAATACCTTGTACTAGAAGCGGTTAAGGAGAAAAAAATCAGTTGGGATGAGAAGGTACCTGTTAGTGAATATGCCTTCTATGTGGCAAGAATCTCGGATACCTCTGGAGTGTACCTGAATCTAGGGGAGTCCTTCACGGTTAGGGAGCTGTACAATGCCATGGCTGTCGTTTCTGCCAACGACGCAACTGTACTGCTTGCTGAAAAGATAGCGGGCAATGAAGCGAATTTCGTGCAGATGATGAACAAAAAAGCTGCCGAGTTTGGTATGAAAAACACCTCTTTCGTCACATCCAGTGGCTTGCCAGCGAATGAACTGGGGCCGTACTCCATCAAGACCGATCAAGTGGAAAATCTAATGTCCGCTCGTGATTCGGCCATCCTCGCCAGAAACCTGATTCGTGATTTCCCGGAAGCGTTGGAAGTATCGAAGATCCCGCGTTTTACCTTCCGTCCCGGTTCTAAAAATGAATTGAAAATGGCGAACAACAACTGGATGTTGCCTGACCTCCCCAATTACTATCCGGGTGTAGACGGATTAAAAACAGGTTATACACAAGCAGCAGGTAATTGCTTTACTGGTACTGCAGTTCGTGATAACATGCGCTTGATTTCTGTTGTAATGGGAACAGACAGCAAAACAAAACGCTTCGTGGAAACAAAAAAGCTTTATGACTATGGATTCAGCAATTTCAAATTAACGAAGCAATTGGACAAAAATGTTTCTGTAAAAGGTTTTGAAACTGCACCTGTAACGAACGGAGTAGAACTCAACGTACCCGCAGTAACTGCCACCGAAGTAAACATGCTGACCAAAATCGGAGCAGAGACAAAATTCACGCCAACCGTTACGTATCAAGAGCTGACCGCACCAATCAAGCAAGGCCAGGTGGTCGGTAAGCTCGTACTGAAAGAAGAAGGAGCGAAAGACGCCGACTACCTGCAGCCGGAAGACGCGGCAAAAGCAGGCGCAGATATAGTAGCCAGCCAGGAAGTCGAAGAGGCGAGCTGGATTCGTTTGTTCTTCCGCAGCATCATTCAATTTTTCAGCAATTTGTTCAGTAGCGGAACAGGAAATTAA
- the guaB gene encoding IMP dehydrogenase, whose product MREDKFVKEGLTFDDVLLIPAKSEVLPRDVDVRVKLSETVRLNIPLISAGMDTVTESAMAIAMARQGGIGIIHKNMTIEQQASEVDRVKRSESGVITNPFSLTQDHTVAEADALMGKYRISGVPIVDEEKHLIGILTNRDLRFVHDYSTPIKEVMTKDNLVTASVGTTLQQAEAILQKHKIEKLPLVDENNILRGLITIKDIEKAIQYPQAAKDPQGRLLCGAAVGVSADTFERAAALVHAGVDVLVIDTAHGHSKGVIDTVKAIRKEYPNLTIVAGNVATGQATRDLIEAGASVVKVGIGPGSICTTRVVAGIGVPQITAIYDCARVAREYNIPIIADGGIKYSGDLPKAIGAGASAIMIGSLFAGTEESPGEFEIFQGRRFKVYRGMGSIGAMKAGSKDRYFQENEQKLVPEGIEGRVPYKGPLADVTYQLIGGLRAGMGYCGAKTIEDLIQNSQFIRITGAGLRESHPHDVQITKESPNYSIS is encoded by the coding sequence GTGCGGGAAGATAAATTTGTCAAAGAAGGGCTAACATTTGATGACGTGCTGCTCATTCCAGCAAAATCAGAAGTTTTGCCAAGGGATGTGGACGTTCGCGTAAAACTGAGCGAGACTGTCCGCCTGAATATCCCTCTGATTAGTGCCGGAATGGACACGGTAACGGAATCAGCCATGGCGATTGCTATGGCCCGTCAAGGTGGGATTGGTATCATCCACAAAAACATGACGATCGAGCAGCAGGCGAGTGAAGTAGACCGCGTGAAGCGCTCGGAAAGTGGCGTCATTACCAACCCGTTTTCTTTGACCCAGGATCACACCGTGGCAGAAGCGGATGCGCTGATGGGCAAATACCGCATTTCCGGCGTGCCGATTGTCGATGAAGAAAAGCATCTCATTGGGATTTTGACCAACCGCGACTTGCGTTTTGTGCATGACTACTCGACACCGATCAAGGAAGTCATGACAAAAGACAATCTGGTTACAGCATCAGTAGGAACAACACTCCAGCAAGCCGAAGCGATCCTCCAAAAGCATAAAATCGAAAAGCTGCCGCTGGTCGATGAAAATAACATTTTGCGTGGACTCATTACTATTAAAGACATTGAAAAGGCGATCCAATACCCGCAAGCAGCCAAGGACCCGCAAGGACGCTTGCTGTGTGGTGCGGCAGTAGGTGTTTCCGCAGATACGTTTGAACGTGCAGCAGCGCTCGTACATGCAGGCGTGGATGTACTTGTCATCGACACAGCGCATGGACATTCCAAAGGCGTCATCGATACCGTAAAAGCGATTCGCAAAGAATATCCAAACCTGACCATCGTGGCAGGAAACGTTGCGACTGGACAAGCTACCCGTGACCTGATCGAAGCAGGGGCATCCGTTGTCAAAGTCGGGATCGGTCCAGGCTCCATTTGTACAACGCGCGTCGTAGCCGGTATCGGTGTTCCGCAAATCACTGCCATTTACGATTGCGCCCGAGTAGCGCGCGAGTACAATATTCCAATTATTGCCGACGGCGGCATTAAATACTCCGGCGATTTGCCAAAAGCAATCGGGGCAGGCGCTTCGGCGATTATGATCGGCAGCCTGTTTGCCGGAACAGAGGAAAGCCCGGGCGAGTTCGAGATTTTCCAAGGCCGCCGCTTCAAGGTGTACCGCGGAATGGGCTCGATTGGCGCGATGAAAGCGGGCAGCAAGGACCGTTATTTCCAGGAGAACGAGCAAAAGCTTGTTCCAGAAGGAATCGAGGGCCGCGTTCCTTACAAGGGGCCATTGGCAGACGTGACCTACCAGTTGATTGGCGGGCTGCGCGCAGGTATGGGCTACTGCGGAGCGAAAACGATTGAAGACTTGATTCAAAACTCGCAGTTTATCCGTATCACAGGTGCGGGCTTGCGCGAAAGCCATCCGCACGACGTGCAAATTACGAAGGAATCGCCAAACTACTCGATTTCATAG
- a CDS encoding YaaC family protein: MNSAWKMFRFFETEPTARKYLTSCYDSMGLEHAERLAFQQSSRFLFLWKQARQFYTTAATADLSIQPLLLFYGCSHLLKGMLLTRDPSYPQNSRVLQHGVTTRKLKRNTYLLLEDEVRPQKEGFFALLVQLFHLSPMQDRYSMHDLFASIPAISDVYAALSEKPQHWLQVHWSKTHTADQASSDTQSWAEIAFPEKMDGPLAYSAETFVQYINRVAPDSSRLQLSWREGNAKRILLPETALSALDQHPLFRWQEHRLFFWNGSSDSLPLPEWASHFLLLYLLSMLCRYETEWWGELVLSHGLAERYLVELFLEHHMSSYPTVIMRQIQQKNSSLPHGLPFCDG, from the coding sequence ATGAATTCTGCCTGGAAAATGTTCCGTTTTTTCGAGACGGAGCCTACTGCCCGTAAATATTTGACGTCCTGCTACGACAGCATGGGCTTGGAGCATGCTGAGCGCCTGGCTTTTCAGCAAAGTTCCCGTTTTCTTTTTTTATGGAAGCAAGCGAGGCAGTTTTATACGACAGCAGCTACTGCGGACTTGTCGATCCAGCCGTTGCTGCTCTTCTATGGATGCTCCCATCTGCTGAAGGGAATGCTTCTTACGCGCGATCCGTCCTATCCGCAAAACAGCCGGGTGCTCCAGCACGGGGTCACCACGCGGAAGCTGAAGCGAAACACCTACTTGCTGCTAGAGGATGAGGTCCGGCCGCAAAAAGAAGGCTTTTTTGCTCTATTGGTCCAGCTTTTTCATCTTTCCCCTATGCAGGATCGCTATTCGATGCACGATTTGTTTGCTTCCATACCGGCAATCAGCGATGTCTACGCCGCTCTGTCCGAAAAGCCGCAGCATTGGCTGCAAGTACACTGGAGCAAAACTCATACAGCCGATCAAGCTTCCTCTGACACCCAATCGTGGGCCGAGATTGCTTTTCCGGAAAAAATGGACGGGCCGTTGGCATACTCAGCGGAAACCTTCGTTCAATACATCAACAGGGTCGCGCCAGATAGCTCGCGTTTACAATTAAGCTGGCGAGAAGGGAATGCAAAGCGAATACTTCTTCCTGAAACTGCTCTGTCCGCACTAGATCAACACCCTTTATTTCGCTGGCAAGAGCACCGGCTTTTCTTTTGGAACGGCTCGTCGGATTCGCTTCCTCTTCCCGAGTGGGCAAGCCACTTCTTGCTGCTGTATTTGCTGAGCATGCTTTGCAGATATGAAACAGAGTGGTGGGGAGAGCTGGTCTTATCCCACGGCCTTGCTGAACGCTATCTTGTGGAGCTTTTTTTGGAGCACCATATGTCTAGCTATCCCACTGTTATTATGAGACAGATCCAGCAAAAAAACTCTTCGCTCCCGCATGGCCTTCCCTTTTGTGACGGCTAA
- a CDS encoding HD-GYP domain-containing protein, which yields MINKLDRVVTKLPIVDVKQLNSGARLAEEVYSALGGVLFSKGTLLSEKEIEFLEAFMVKKVHIEEASAGNTTEQAEAPADEQAKASDKLIPVKPAIQETFEKAVSTLKNLMVRVQGGNNIPVMEVREVVTPIITEFQQQPQVLLSLRRFARMDSYTYEHAIAVGIISYMIAKWIKVPEKEWMQVALAGTLLDIGKTKIDRRILQKPGKLTEEEFEEMKKHTVYGYQIIKASHGLSEGVALAALQHHEREDGSGYPLGLPGSKLHLYSKIVAVADVYHAMCSDRIYQKALSPYVVVEQLVRDSFGKLDPTIVRKFVDGITQFTIGTIVELSDGTIGKIVFTDRNHPTRPMVETGGKIVNLVDARHLSIIRVLEQS from the coding sequence ATGATTAACAAGTTGGATCGGGTGGTGACCAAGTTGCCCATCGTGGATGTGAAGCAACTGAACAGTGGAGCGAGATTGGCAGAGGAAGTATATTCAGCATTAGGGGGAGTTTTGTTTTCAAAAGGAACCCTTTTGTCTGAGAAAGAAATCGAATTCCTCGAAGCTTTTATGGTTAAAAAGGTACATATTGAGGAAGCCAGCGCTGGCAATACCACGGAGCAAGCAGAAGCACCAGCGGACGAGCAGGCAAAAGCTTCGGACAAGCTGATCCCTGTCAAGCCAGCGATTCAGGAGACCTTTGAAAAGGCAGTATCAACGCTGAAAAATTTGATGGTTCGGGTACAGGGCGGAAATAACATCCCGGTGATGGAAGTGCGTGAGGTGGTTACTCCGATTATTACGGAGTTCCAGCAGCAGCCGCAAGTATTGCTGTCACTGCGCCGTTTTGCACGGATGGACAGCTATACGTACGAGCATGCGATTGCAGTTGGGATCATTTCTTATATGATTGCAAAGTGGATCAAGGTTCCGGAAAAGGAATGGATGCAGGTTGCATTGGCAGGCACCTTGCTCGATATAGGAAAAACCAAGATCGACCGCAGAATTTTGCAAAAACCCGGCAAGCTCACAGAAGAAGAATTCGAAGAGATGAAAAAGCACACCGTTTATGGATACCAAATCATCAAAGCTTCCCATGGTTTGAGCGAGGGAGTCGCGCTGGCCGCCCTGCAGCATCATGAGCGGGAGGATGGCTCGGGATATCCGTTAGGGCTGCCTGGCTCAAAATTGCACCTGTACAGCAAGATTGTTGCTGTAGCGGATGTGTATCATGCGATGTGCTCGGATCGGATTTATCAAAAGGCACTTTCCCCATACGTGGTGGTAGAGCAATTGGTTCGAGACAGCTTTGGCAAGCTTGACCCGACTATTGTACGCAAATTTGTGGATGGGATTACTCAATTTACGATCGGTACGATTGTCGAGCTGAGTGACGGGACGATAGGAAAGATTGTATTTACAGATCGGAACCATCCTACCCGGCCAATGGTGGAGACCGGGGGCAAGATTGTAAACCTGGTGGATGCCAGACATTTGTCGATTATTCGTGTCTTGGAGCAGTCTTAG
- the gyrA gene encoding DNA gyrase subunit A, with the protein MAEETARFPKVDISQEMRESFISYAMSVIVSRALPDVRDGLKPVHRRILYAMHDMGLTPDKAFRKSANVVGEVMANYHPHGDSSIYEAMVRMAQDFNMRYMLVEGQGNFGSVDGDPAAAMRYTESRFSKLALELLRDIDKETVDFTPNYDGRKEEPVVLPSRFPNLLLNGASGIAVGMATNIPPHNLTEVIDGVIAMIDNPDITIQDLMKIIKGPDFPTAGEILGFSGIRRAYETGRGSIIMRAKTQIEEDKGKPRIIVTEIPYQVNKARLVEKIAELVREKKIEGITDLRDESDRKGMRIVMELRRDVIPKVVLNNLFKHTQMQTTFGVNMLALVDGRPRVLNLRDMLYYYLQHQRVIIRRRTEYDLKQAEARAHILEGLRIALDHIDEIISLIRSSQTTEEAREGLMTNYSLSYEQAQAILDMRLQRLTGLEREKIENEYQELLAKIAELRAILADEAKIYAIIREELGEIKEKFGDERRTAITFDEDHIEDADLIPEEDVVITLTHDGYIKRLPVSTYRSQKRGGRGVQGLGTKDDDFVEHLYITNSHDYIMFFTSKGKVYRLKGFEIPDLSRTAKGTPIINLIQIEKGERVSAVIPVKEFDHERFLFFATKKGIIKKTTLESYENIRKGGLIAVNLREDDELIGVRLTDGQQEIIMGTQKGMSVRFSESDVRTMGRNATGVKGITLDDDDNVIDMDVIKPNAEVLIVTANGYGKRTPVDEYRIQSRGGKGIKTHNVTERSGPVVGLKVVEPEEDLMIITTSGIIIRTEMKGISVMGRYTQGVKLIRLSENEQVGSVAKCPPNEEDDEADSEEQEHGEAVDTVGDGDAPTNVEPDEPTEE; encoded by the coding sequence ATGGCAGAAGAAACTGCTCGGTTTCCCAAAGTCGATATTAGCCAGGAAATGAGAGAATCGTTCATCAGCTACGCGATGAGCGTTATCGTCAGTCGCGCATTGCCTGATGTTCGCGATGGGTTGAAGCCTGTTCACAGGCGTATTTTGTATGCCATGCACGACATGGGACTTACTCCTGACAAAGCGTTCCGTAAATCGGCAAACGTAGTCGGGGAAGTTATGGCGAACTACCATCCGCATGGGGACTCTTCCATCTATGAAGCGATGGTACGTATGGCACAAGATTTTAATATGCGTTATATGCTCGTGGAAGGGCAAGGAAACTTCGGTTCTGTAGACGGCGACCCGGCAGCGGCCATGCGTTATACAGAGTCGCGCTTTTCCAAGCTCGCGCTGGAGCTTCTGCGCGATATTGATAAAGAAACAGTTGATTTCACGCCCAACTACGACGGGCGCAAGGAAGAGCCGGTTGTCTTGCCTTCTCGCTTCCCGAACCTGCTTTTGAACGGAGCTTCGGGGATTGCCGTCGGGATGGCGACCAATATTCCTCCGCATAACTTGACGGAAGTCATTGATGGCGTCATTGCCATGATCGACAACCCGGATATTACGATTCAAGATCTGATGAAGATCATCAAAGGGCCGGATTTCCCTACAGCCGGAGAAATTCTCGGCTTTAGCGGGATTCGTCGTGCCTACGAAACGGGCCGCGGCTCTATTATTATGCGGGCGAAAACCCAAATCGAAGAGGATAAAGGAAAACCGCGCATCATTGTGACGGAAATTCCTTACCAGGTGAATAAGGCAAGACTCGTAGAAAAAATCGCAGAGCTTGTCCGCGAAAAGAAAATCGAGGGCATTACCGATCTGCGCGACGAGTCCGACCGTAAAGGGATGCGCATCGTGATGGAGCTCCGCCGCGACGTCATTCCAAAAGTCGTGTTGAACAATCTGTTCAAGCATACGCAAATGCAGACGACGTTTGGCGTCAACATGCTGGCCTTGGTTGACGGCCGTCCGCGCGTGCTCAATCTGCGCGATATGCTGTATTACTATTTGCAGCACCAGCGCGTCATTATCCGCAGAAGAACCGAATACGATCTGAAGCAGGCAGAAGCGCGCGCTCATATTTTGGAGGGCTTGCGGATTGCGCTCGATCATATTGATGAGATTATCAGCCTCATTCGCTCTTCGCAAACAACGGAAGAAGCGCGCGAAGGACTGATGACAAACTACTCCCTAAGCTACGAGCAGGCACAAGCGATTCTCGACATGCGCCTGCAACGCCTGACCGGCTTGGAGCGGGAGAAAATCGAGAATGAGTACCAGGAGCTGCTCGCGAAAATTGCCGAGCTGCGTGCAATTCTCGCTGACGAAGCCAAAATCTACGCGATCATTCGTGAAGAGCTGGGCGAAATCAAGGAGAAGTTTGGCGATGAGCGCCGCACAGCGATTACGTTTGACGAGGATCACATTGAAGATGCTGACTTGATTCCAGAAGAGGATGTCGTCATTACTTTGACCCACGACGGCTACATCAAGCGTCTGCCTGTATCCACCTACCGTTCGCAAAAACGTGGTGGCCGGGGAGTCCAAGGATTGGGAACCAAGGATGACGACTTCGTTGAGCATCTGTACATTACCAATTCGCATGATTACATCATGTTCTTCACGAGCAAGGGCAAGGTGTACCGCCTGAAAGGCTTTGAGATTCCTGATCTCAGCCGGACGGCAAAAGGCACGCCGATCATCAACCTGATTCAGATCGAAAAGGGCGAGCGGGTCAGTGCGGTAATCCCGGTCAAAGAGTTCGACCATGAGCGCTTCCTGTTCTTTGCGACCAAGAAAGGGATTATCAAGAAGACGACGCTCGAGTCCTATGAAAACATTCGCAAAGGCGGGCTGATTGCAGTCAATCTGCGCGAAGATGACGAGCTGATCGGGGTTCGTTTGACTGACGGCCAGCAAGAGATCATCATGGGTACGCAAAAAGGGATGTCCGTTCGCTTCAGCGAAAGCGATGTGCGGACGATGGGACGCAACGCAACCGGCGTAAAAGGGATTACCCTCGACGATGACGATAATGTCATTGATATGGACGTCATCAAGCCGAACGCGGAAGTTCTGATCGTAACTGCAAACGGCTACGGAAAACGCACTCCTGTTGACGAATACCGCATCCAGTCTCGCGGCGGTAAAGGGATCAAGACCCACAATGTCACGGAACGCAGTGGTCCTGTGGTCGGCTTGAAAGTGGTTGAGCCAGAGGAAGACCTGATGATTATCACGACTTCCGGCATCATCATTCGGACAGAAATGAAGGGTATTTCTGTCATGGGTCGCTATACGCAAGGTGTGAAGCTGATTCGCCTGTCGGAAAATGAGCAGGTAGGTTCAGTAGCGAAATGCCCGCCGAACGAAGAGGACGATGAGGCCGACTCTGAGGAGCAAGAGCATGGTGAGGCTGTCGACACTGTTGGTGATGGTGACGCTCCAACCAATGTTGAACCGGACGAGCCGACTGAGGAATAA